From Dreissena polymorpha isolate Duluth1 chromosome 15, UMN_Dpol_1.0, whole genome shotgun sequence, a single genomic window includes:
- the LOC127860668 gene encoding uncharacterized protein LOC127860668: protein MEVVVCRLCEGSKHALCVSNVMDLSTAKVSISQSSNAPSSELSTSVESDSMMTETKDSKHEFPAVGVCIGVSVGIVFIGVAIVAIVILRKRGVLRCKMNTNTDKPNVGEEREIDDEKKLDNPVDNHSCFILEIVPQSYETNADHF, encoded by the exons ATGGAAGTAGTGGTTTGCAGGCTTTGCGAGGGCAGCAAACACGCCCTTTGTGTCAGCAATG TGATGGACTTATCTACCGCAAAAGTATCGATCTCTCAATCATCGAATGCTCCTTCTTCTGAATTGTCAACATCTGTTGAGTCGGACTCTATGATGACTGAGACCAAAGATTCGAAACATG AGTTTCCAGCAGTAGGCGTTTGTATTGGGGTGTCAGTTGGAATAGTGTTTATAGGTGTAGCAATTGTTGCAATCGTTATTCTGAGAAAAAG AGGAGTATTACGTTGCAAAATGAACACGAACACGGACAAACCTAATGTCGGCGAAGAACGAGAAATTGATGATGAGAAAAAGTTGGATAATCCCGTAGATAACCATAGCTGCTTTATATTAGAGATAGTCCCACAGTCATATGAAACAAACGCTGATCACTTTTAG